AAGGAGTTCAAGGTCGTCGAGACTGGCGACGTCGAACTGCTCACCCTCGCCATCCCAGTGTGGGCAGCATTCCGCGTAGACCTGACAGCCTCCATCGAAGATGAGTTGTTCAACCCCACTGAGCAGTTCGGTCGAAAGCTCGAGACCCTCGAAGTAGGCCTGCGCTTCCGGCATGACCTGGTCGAAATAATTGTCGGCGGAGTACTCCCAGAGATCACCATCGAATCCCTGGGCTTCCAGCGTGTCCTCGAGGGACCAGGGCGCAAGTTTCGCCGACTCCCCGTACATGAGTTCTTCGATAACTGCCAGTTTGAGATTGAAGTCCACGAACCTAGTCACACGCCCAAACTAACGTCGGCCTACGACAACCATGTCGAAGCACCGGCAACACACTCCCGTACCGATGATCGTGTGCGTCGAACTCCGTGGTGCTGATCACCCTATGTGGGAGGGGTTCGGCCATCTGCGCGCGTTGAGCAGGTTTCCCCGCCACGGGTGGGAGGCGAAACTCTCTGCCGTGTAGCAAATTTGGACATTCGACCGATAGGGACTCGGGTGCGGCGAGCGCGCCTGTCTCGAGTTGGAGGTCAACGATGTCTCAGTGGAGGAGAAGTCCACGCACGGGTCGGCAGTCGATCTTGCTGGCCGCAGTCGCCGGGACGGTGGTTCTTGCTCCGGCCGCGC
This DNA window, taken from Nocardia sp. XZ_19_385, encodes the following:
- a CDS encoding DUF6892 domain-containing protein, which gives rise to MDFNLKLAVIEELMYGESAKLAPWSLEDTLEAQGFDGDLWEYSADNYFDQVMPEAQAYFEGLELSTELLSGVEQLIFDGGCQVYAECCPHWDGEGEQFDVASLDDLELLPNLKRVLGAEWLAPQLQADLRARGVELID